A region from the Sandaracinus amylolyticus genome encodes:
- a CDS encoding AraC family transcriptional regulator, translated as MTKGGGGSVSVMGALMVLHCAEKSGADRARILERIGLTPDRLKDPEAHIPLPTHHQLWETAIEECGDRALPLRVAEDSDPSKFSVLGYTCMTAATVREALDRLARFLSLFLQGETLTLEQHAEETRLTLHQTAPRRLGRELSGESTMAKIVITVRVLIGHENGGRSWSPSLVSFTHAAPADTRPHEQLFGCAVRFGAPRTELVIPRAMLDLPLAKADPSLSAFFERHAEEMLRRMGARADATARVRRAVSEALHAGEVSETNVSRRLGWSERTLRRRLGEEGTTFRQVLDDVRRELAQGWLVQSEMAIGEVAFLLGFSESSNFHRAFKRWTGQTPDEFRRSQR; from the coding sequence GTGACCAAGGGCGGGGGCGGCAGTGTCTCGGTGATGGGGGCCCTCATGGTGCTCCATTGCGCAGAGAAGTCGGGCGCAGACCGTGCGCGCATCCTCGAGCGAATCGGGCTCACGCCCGATCGCCTGAAAGACCCCGAAGCGCACATTCCACTGCCCACGCACCATCAGCTGTGGGAGACGGCGATCGAGGAGTGCGGCGACCGCGCGCTGCCGCTGCGCGTCGCGGAGGACTCCGATCCATCGAAGTTCAGCGTCCTCGGCTACACGTGCATGACCGCGGCGACGGTGCGCGAGGCGCTCGATCGCCTCGCGCGCTTCCTCTCGCTGTTCCTGCAGGGCGAGACGCTCACGCTCGAGCAGCACGCCGAAGAGACGCGGCTCACGCTGCACCAGACCGCCCCGCGCCGGCTCGGCCGCGAGCTCTCGGGCGAGTCGACGATGGCGAAGATCGTCATCACCGTGCGCGTGCTGATCGGGCACGAGAACGGGGGACGCTCCTGGTCGCCCTCGCTCGTGTCGTTCACCCACGCCGCGCCCGCGGACACGCGCCCGCACGAGCAGCTCTTCGGGTGCGCCGTGCGCTTCGGCGCGCCCCGCACCGAGCTCGTCATTCCGCGCGCGATGCTCGACCTGCCGCTCGCGAAGGCGGATCCGAGCCTGTCCGCGTTCTTCGAACGACACGCCGAGGAGATGCTGCGGCGCATGGGCGCGCGCGCCGACGCGACCGCGCGCGTGCGTCGCGCGGTGAGCGAGGCGCTGCACGCCGGCGAGGTGAGCGAGACGAACGTCTCGCGTCGTCTCGGCTGGAGCGAGCGCACGCTGCGGCGTCGTCTCGGTGAAGAGGGCACGACGTTCCGTCAGGTGCTCGACGACGTGCGACGCGAGCTCGCGCAGGGCTGGCTCGTGCAGAGCGAGATGGCGATCGGCGAGGTCGCGTTCCTGCTCGGCTTCTCCGAGTCGAGCAACTTCCATCGCGCGTTCAAGCGATGGACGGGCCAGACGCCGGACGAGTTCCGCCGCTCGCAGCGCTGA
- a CDS encoding serine/threonine-protein kinase: MAVDDAVVQALVREGRHEEAARICAEGGQPARAAELLAAVWKHAEAIRVATDAGLYDEAYRHAVGAQDRELAASLLSSLAARPEQASRAASYAEARGRTSDAARLREAAGELEAAATLHERAGELGDAARCWKELGDVRKAGMLYERRLRDTPDDAESAFELGQILARFGRWDHAARALQIAADREELAIPAGKLLVACFDALGMTDAAQSRLDVLRALEPSMPATVPELLRASFGDERGPRSASRDQLIAGRYRVVRALGAGGTGRVLLAEDAFYGREVAIKVLHAGSSGAAGRDALSRFAREAKVAAGIDHPNVVQVYEYQPDGPFLVMEHMSGGTLEDRLSNGDVATALPASVVQHVGRSVLSALEAVHRRGVVHRDLKPANVFFGRTGEVKLGDFGVAHLADLGATLTGAMMGTLAYMSPEQITGSSRPDASTDLYSLGVIVYRALTGVLPFPGPDFVAQHLELTPARAITHAPWIGEALDTLIASMLEKDPAARPRTASEVLEAWAHLPWAHIEQEAQLAPRSATPVTTRRSSAPPAPPVERWSIVDVKLDGTTIADDELLRRRVVIVPCDADRARSLRALARADSPFLQAVWSIDEEGGRAILELPQGEPARAALDRMRAEEIRIALEGLHAQGLVHGHVDAAHVVVAEGRAVLMLPLGARVGSAAADLEALARLAQR; the protein is encoded by the coding sequence ATGGCGGTCGACGACGCGGTGGTGCAGGCCCTCGTGCGCGAGGGGCGCCACGAAGAAGCCGCGCGCATCTGCGCGGAAGGTGGGCAGCCCGCGCGCGCCGCGGAGCTCCTCGCGGCGGTGTGGAAGCACGCCGAGGCGATCCGTGTCGCGACCGACGCCGGGCTCTACGACGAAGCGTACCGACACGCGGTGGGCGCGCAGGATCGCGAGCTCGCGGCGTCGCTGCTCTCGAGCCTCGCGGCGCGCCCCGAGCAAGCCTCGCGCGCGGCGAGCTACGCCGAGGCGCGCGGGCGGACCAGCGACGCAGCACGGCTGCGCGAGGCGGCGGGCGAGCTCGAGGCCGCGGCGACGCTCCACGAGCGCGCGGGCGAGCTCGGCGACGCAGCGCGCTGCTGGAAGGAGCTCGGCGACGTGCGCAAGGCGGGCATGCTCTACGAGCGTCGTCTGCGCGACACGCCCGACGACGCCGAGAGCGCGTTCGAGCTCGGACAGATCCTCGCGCGCTTCGGTCGATGGGATCACGCCGCGCGCGCGCTGCAGATCGCGGCGGACCGCGAAGAGCTCGCGATCCCCGCGGGCAAGCTGCTCGTCGCGTGCTTCGACGCGCTCGGGATGACCGACGCCGCGCAGAGCCGGCTCGACGTGCTGCGTGCGCTCGAGCCCTCGATGCCGGCGACGGTGCCCGAGCTGCTGCGCGCGTCGTTCGGCGACGAGCGCGGTCCACGCAGCGCGAGCCGCGATCAGCTGATCGCGGGGCGCTATCGCGTGGTGCGCGCGCTCGGCGCGGGCGGCACCGGTCGCGTGCTGCTCGCGGAGGACGCGTTCTACGGGCGCGAGGTCGCGATCAAGGTGCTGCACGCGGGCAGCTCGGGCGCCGCGGGGCGCGACGCGCTGAGCCGCTTCGCGCGTGAGGCGAAGGTCGCGGCGGGCATCGATCACCCGAACGTCGTGCAGGTCTACGAGTACCAGCCGGACGGGCCCTTCCTCGTGATGGAGCACATGTCCGGCGGCACGCTCGAGGATCGTCTGTCGAACGGCGACGTCGCGACCGCGCTCCCGGCGAGCGTCGTGCAGCACGTGGGGCGCTCGGTGCTGAGCGCGCTCGAGGCGGTGCATCGGCGCGGTGTCGTGCATCGCGATCTGAAGCCCGCGAACGTGTTCTTCGGGCGCACCGGCGAGGTGAAGCTCGGCGACTTCGGCGTCGCGCACCTCGCGGATCTCGGCGCGACGCTGACCGGCGCGATGATGGGCACGCTCGCGTACATGTCGCCCGAGCAGATCACGGGATCGTCGCGCCCCGACGCGTCGACCGACCTCTATTCGCTCGGCGTGATCGTCTACCGCGCGCTCACCGGCGTGCTGCCCTTCCCCGGCCCCGACTTCGTCGCGCAGCACCTCGAGCTCACGCCGGCGCGCGCGATCACCCACGCGCCGTGGATCGGCGAGGCGCTCGACACGCTGATCGCGTCGATGCTCGAGAAGGATCCCGCGGCGCGACCGCGCACCGCGAGCGAGGTGCTCGAGGCGTGGGCGCACCTCCCCTGGGCGCACATCGAGCAGGAGGCGCAGCTCGCGCCGCGCAGCGCGACGCCGGTGACGACGCGACGCAGCAGCGCACCGCCCGCGCCGCCGGTCGAGCGATGGTCGATCGTCGACGTGAAGCTCGACGGCACGACGATCGCCGACGACGAGCTGCTGCGCCGGCGCGTGGTGATCGTCCCGTGCGACGCCGATCGCGCGCGCTCGCTGCGCGCGCTGGCGCGCGCGGACTCGCCGTTCCTGCAGGCGGTGTGGTCGATCGACGAGGAGGGCGGGCGCGCGATCCTCGAGCTCCCGCAGGGTGAGCCTGCGCGCGCGGCGCTCGATCGCATGCGCGCCGAGGAGATCCGGATCGCGCTCGAGGGCCTGCACGCGCAGGGGCTCGTGCACGGGCACGTCGACGCGGCGCACGTCGTCGTCGCGGAAGGTCGGGCCGTGCTGATGCTTCCGCTCGGCGCGCGGGTCGGCAGCGCGGCCGCGGATCTCGAGGCGCTCGCTCGTCTCGCACAGCGATGA
- a CDS encoding YcbK family protein — protein sequence MSRVSSRALAIASMVIAIVLALGSAAGLVPRADADDGVRACQHRGRSARRSRARSSRRRARRPRLTAAQRRQIQRWHQRASRSEVRAWARMDPPPLVFHPLRQRERVALVPASAEGGFDTDDLVLAQQALASREGAMHDIHPRLLELVYRAVRHFEVPYVHVISGYRDGRATSRHAQGRAIDFVLPGVSDRRLAAYLRPQGFVGVGIYPVSGFVHLDVRARSYFWSDGSGPSEPTRERAILAAQTSRYDAAARRRGEESIPDLDVGHDEEEVEEEESATPEIADEAAQPPPDAGVSAG from the coding sequence ATGTCGAGGGTCTCTTCACGCGCGCTCGCGATCGCGTCGATGGTGATCGCGATCGTGCTCGCGCTCGGATCGGCCGCGGGGCTCGTGCCTCGCGCCGACGCCGACGACGGGGTGCGCGCGTGCCAGCACCGCGGTCGATCCGCGCGGCGATCGCGGGCACGCAGCAGTCGGCGGCGCGCGCGCCGGCCTCGTCTCACCGCCGCGCAGCGCCGGCAGATCCAGCGCTGGCACCAGCGCGCGAGCCGCAGCGAGGTGCGCGCGTGGGCGCGCATGGATCCGCCGCCGCTCGTGTTCCACCCGCTGCGCCAGCGCGAGCGCGTCGCGCTCGTCCCCGCGAGCGCCGAAGGCGGCTTCGACACCGACGATCTCGTGCTCGCGCAGCAGGCGCTCGCGTCGCGCGAGGGCGCGATGCACGACATCCATCCGCGGCTCCTCGAGCTCGTCTACCGCGCGGTGCGGCACTTCGAGGTGCCGTACGTGCACGTGATCAGCGGCTACCGCGATGGTCGCGCGACGAGCCGTCACGCGCAGGGCCGCGCGATCGACTTCGTGCTGCCCGGCGTGAGCGATCGGAGGCTCGCCGCGTACCTCCGCCCGCAGGGCTTCGTCGGCGTCGGCATCTATCCGGTGAGCGGCTTCGTGCACCTCGACGTGCGCGCGCGCAGCTATTTCTGGAGCGATGGATCGGGGCCGAGCGAGCCCACGCGCGAGCGCGCGATCCTCGCGGCGCAGACGTCGCGTTACGACGCCGCGGCGCGCCGGCGCGGCGAAGAGAGCATCCCGGACCTCGACGTCGGGCACGACGAAGAAGAGGTCGAAGAAGAAGAGAGCGCCACGCCCGAGATCGCCGACGAGGCCGCGCAGCCGCCGCCCGATGCCGGCGTGAGCGCGGGCTGA
- the rnc gene encoding ribonuclease III → MAQRLGHAFGDLGLLMTALTHRSYVHEHPELAAADNERFEFLGDAIVGAAAAMVLERRFPTAREGELTRRRADLVNEGALATIAAELGIGDALRLGRGEERSGGRQKPRLLASALEACVAAIFLDAGIEPAIAIARALLAPRIDALAPGAKDFKSRLQERMQARGETPRYELERTEGPEHERVFHVIVTAPDARVLARGSGRTKLEAEQAAARAALSELERARETDG, encoded by the coding sequence GTGGCCCAGCGGCTGGGGCACGCGTTCGGTGATCTCGGGCTCCTGATGACGGCGCTCACGCATCGGTCGTACGTGCACGAGCATCCGGAGCTCGCCGCCGCCGACAACGAGCGCTTCGAATTCCTCGGTGACGCGATCGTCGGCGCCGCCGCCGCGATGGTGCTCGAGCGTCGGTTCCCGACCGCGCGCGAGGGCGAGCTGACGCGCCGTCGTGCCGATCTCGTCAACGAGGGCGCGCTCGCGACGATCGCGGCGGAGCTGGGGATCGGCGACGCGCTGCGGCTCGGTCGCGGCGAGGAGCGCTCGGGCGGGCGGCAGAAGCCGCGGCTGCTCGCGAGCGCGCTCGAGGCGTGCGTCGCGGCGATCTTCCTCGACGCAGGCATCGAGCCGGCGATCGCGATCGCGCGCGCGCTGCTCGCGCCGCGCATCGACGCGCTCGCGCCGGGCGCGAAGGACTTCAAGTCGCGGCTCCAGGAGCGCATGCAGGCGCGCGGCGAGACGCCGCGATACGAGCTCGAGCGCACCGAGGGCCCGGAGCACGAGCGCGTGTTCCACGTGATCGTGACGGCGCCCGATGCGCGCGTGCTCGCGCGCGGCTCGGGACGGACGAAGCTCGAAGCGGAGCAGGCCGCGGCACGCGCGGCGCTGAGCGAGCTCGAGCGCGCGCGGGAGACCGACGGATGA
- a CDS encoding SDR family oxidoreductase: protein MQHIFRAGLFDGEVAIVTGGGTGIGFAVARELGTLGAKIAICGRRPEPLAEAADRLRADGIDVHHAACDIRKTEEVEAFVDGVVARFGRASILINNAGGQFPTPAEHLAPKGFEAVVRNNLLGTWSMTHAVARRAFIPSKRGRIVNVIANVARGFPGMAHTGAARAGVENLTKTLAVEWAVHGIRVNAVAPGVIKTSGTAQYPPELLEMSRASTPLKRLGSAEETSHLIVYLASTQADFVTGQTFYIDGGASLWGSPWQIPDDEVPQYPPYPLPE from the coding sequence TTGCAGCACATCTTCCGAGCGGGTCTCTTCGACGGCGAAGTCGCGATCGTGACCGGTGGTGGAACCGGGATCGGCTTCGCGGTCGCGCGAGAGCTCGGCACCCTGGGAGCGAAGATCGCGATCTGCGGTCGTCGCCCCGAGCCCTTGGCCGAGGCCGCCGATCGCCTGCGCGCGGACGGCATCGACGTGCACCACGCGGCTTGCGACATCCGCAAGACCGAGGAGGTCGAGGCGTTCGTCGACGGTGTCGTCGCGCGCTTCGGCCGCGCTTCGATCCTGATCAACAACGCGGGCGGCCAGTTCCCCACGCCCGCCGAGCACCTCGCGCCGAAGGGCTTCGAGGCGGTGGTCCGCAACAACCTGCTCGGCACGTGGAGCATGACCCACGCGGTCGCGCGCCGCGCGTTCATCCCGAGCAAGCGCGGCCGCATCGTGAACGTCATCGCGAACGTCGCGCGCGGCTTCCCCGGCATGGCGCACACCGGCGCGGCGCGCGCTGGCGTCGAGAACCTCACGAAGACGCTCGCCGTCGAGTGGGCGGTGCACGGCATCCGCGTCAACGCGGTCGCGCCCGGCGTGATCAAGACGAGCGGCACCGCGCAGTACCCGCCGGAGCTGCTCGAGATGTCGCGCGCGTCGACGCCGCTGAAGCGCCTCGGCAGCGCGGAGGAGACGTCGCACCTGATCGTCTATCTCGCGAGCACGCAGGCCGACTTCGTCACCGGTCAGACCTTCTACATCGACGGCGGCGCGAGCCTCTGGGGATCGCCCTGGCAGATCCCCGACGACGAGGTCCCGCAGTACCCGCCGTATCCCTTGCCGGAATGA
- a CDS encoding HIT domain-containing protein, with product MTVLDPRIEADSAPVGRLPLCHVRWMRDARYPWALLVPERPGVREIHELDERDRHVLIDESALVASALSRIVSAHKMNVAAIGNVVAQLHVHVVARFPTDDAWPRPVWGVHPALPYDPETLEARVASLRNALAPRLVDL from the coding sequence GTGACCGTACTCGATCCGCGCATCGAAGCAGACAGCGCGCCGGTCGGGCGTCTTCCGCTCTGCCACGTGCGATGGATGCGCGACGCGCGATACCCGTGGGCGCTGCTCGTCCCCGAGCGCCCCGGCGTGCGCGAGATCCACGAGCTCGACGAGCGTGATCGTCACGTGCTGATCGACGAGTCCGCGCTGGTCGCGTCCGCGCTCTCGCGCATCGTCTCCGCGCACAAGATGAACGTCGCCGCGATCGGCAACGTCGTCGCGCAGCTCCACGTGCACGTCGTCGCGCGCTTCCCCACCGATGACGCGTGGCCCCGACCCGTGTGGGGCGTCCATCCCGCGCTGCCCTACGACCCCGAAACGCTCGAGGCGCGAGTCGCGTCCTTACGGAACGCGCTCGCGCCTCGTCTCGTCGACCTCTGA